A single window of Dermacentor albipictus isolate Rhodes 1998 colony chromosome 1, USDA_Dalb.pri_finalv2, whole genome shotgun sequence DNA harbors:
- the LOC139054340 gene encoding myosin regulatory light chain 12B-like, which produces MGDSVKEKKKKSKKESEPDKAPAAAPAAAAPAAAPAAAPAKSSTKKRAQRSTSNVFAMFTQHQVQEFKEAFQFIDQDKDGFISKNDIRATFDSLGRLTNDTELESMISEAPGPINFTMFLTIFGDRITGVDDEEVIVNAFNLFDQGNGMCSEDRLRQMLTTFGEKLNEQEANDAFAEAPIDSSGNVDLKKFASILTKGVEEEEGA; this is translated from the exons ATG GGAGACTCTgtgaaggagaagaagaagaagagcaagAAGGAGTCCGAGCCGGACAAGGCCCCCGCGGCGGCTCCAGCGGCCGCAGCGCCGGCCGCCGCGCCGGCCGCCGCGCCCGCCAAGAGTTCGACCAAGAAGCGGGCCCAGCGCAGCACCTCGAACGTGTTCGCCATGTTCACGCAGCACCAGGTGCAGGAGTTCAAGGAAGCCTTCCAGTTCATCGACCAGGACAAGGACGGATTCATCAGCAAGAACGACATCCGCGCCACCTTCGACTCGCTTGGCCGGCTCACCAACGACACCGAGCTCGAGTCCATGATCTCCGAGGCGCCAGGACCCATCAACTTCACCATGTTCCTCACGATCTTCGGTGACCGCATCACGGGCGTCGACGACGAGGAGGTCATCGTCAACGCCTTCAACCTCTTCGACCAGGGCAACGGCATGTGCAGCGAGGACAG GCTCCGGCAGATGCTGACCACCTTCGGAGAGAAGCTCAACGAGCAGGAG GCCAACGACGCATTTGCCGAGGCTCCCATCGACAGCTCCGGCAACGTGGACCTCAAGAAGTTCGCGTCGATCCTCACCAAGGGCgtcgaggaagaagaaggcgCGTGA